In a genomic window of Pedobacter sp. KBS0701:
- a CDS encoding GtrA family protein → MINWASVKLFLKAQVSAFSGGVTDYGLMVLLTEWFHIHFTISILISGTLGGIVNFCINRFWAFKSIDGYHSSTSGQLIRFFTVVLGSISLKSAGTYLFHQSLNVDYKIGRLLIDSIVSYGFNYPLMKYWVFKINSLRNDEADEEDYFETIGEEQRV, encoded by the coding sequence ATGATCAATTGGGCATCTGTTAAGCTTTTTCTGAAAGCTCAGGTATCGGCTTTTTCTGGCGGTGTTACCGATTATGGACTAATGGTACTGCTAACTGAGTGGTTTCACATTCACTTTACCATTTCTATTTTAATTTCCGGAACCCTGGGTGGGATTGTCAATTTTTGTATTAACCGTTTTTGGGCTTTTAAAAGCATTGATGGGTATCACAGCTCTACCAGCGGCCAACTCATTCGTTTTTTCACGGTAGTTCTGGGCAGTATTTCATTAAAATCAGCAGGCACCTATTTATTTCATCAAAGCTTAAATGTAGATTATAAAATCGGCAGACTTTTAATTGATAGTATCGTTTCTTACGGCTTTAATTATCCGCTAATGAAATATTGGGTATTTAAAATTAATAGTCTTCGTAATGATGAAGCTGATGAAGAAGATTATTTTGAAACAATTGGCGAAGAACAAAGGGTTTAA
- a CDS encoding phosphotransferase enzyme family protein: MFQAVLGAYGLNAEKFKIEPFGSGLINRTWKVYSKELAYILQEVNTAVFREPQNIAQNIETIKKYLDQTAPKYLFVAPIKTLNSSDFVVIDDHFYRIFPFVENSCSIDFVHQPEQAYHAARQFGKFTRMLCAFNVQKLKPTIEDFHNLPLRVEQFKKALAQASDERISEAKSAIEEIIRHYDIEEQYVDMINSGALNLRVVHHDTKISNVLLQAETGVGLCVIDLDTVMAGYFISDVGDMMRTYLSEANEEEKDFNKIAIREDVFAAIHKGYMEEMDQVLAFTEKQFFIYSGKFMIYMQAVRFITDFLNGDIYYKTNYPKHNLVRGLNQIDLLNKYTAKQSEFEEIIKKINENRVNEAKTILN; this comes from the coding sequence ATGTTTCAAGCAGTTTTAGGTGCTTATGGACTTAATGCAGAAAAATTTAAAATAGAACCTTTCGGCTCGGGTTTAATTAACCGTACCTGGAAAGTTTACAGTAAAGAATTAGCCTATATTTTGCAAGAGGTAAATACAGCGGTTTTTCGCGAGCCTCAAAATATTGCTCAAAATATTGAGACCATAAAAAAATATCTCGATCAAACAGCTCCTAAATATCTATTTGTGGCCCCAATTAAGACTTTAAATAGTTCTGATTTTGTAGTTATCGACGATCATTTTTACAGGATTTTTCCATTTGTGGAAAATTCTTGCTCGATTGATTTTGTACATCAGCCTGAGCAGGCTTACCATGCAGCCAGGCAGTTTGGTAAATTTACAAGGATGCTTTGTGCCTTTAACGTACAAAAGTTAAAGCCCACAATTGAAGATTTTCATAACCTGCCTTTACGTGTAGAACAGTTTAAAAAAGCATTAGCACAAGCTAGCGACGAAAGGATTAGTGAAGCAAAATCTGCTATTGAAGAAATTATCAGACATTATGATATAGAAGAGCAGTATGTAGATATGATAAATAGCGGTGCACTTAATTTACGTGTGGTACACCATGATACTAAAATTAGTAATGTATTGCTACAGGCCGAAACCGGAGTGGGTTTATGCGTAATTGATTTGGATACCGTAATGGCGGGATACTTTATTAGCGATGTCGGTGATATGATGCGTACCTATCTCTCTGAAGCCAATGAAGAAGAAAAAGATTTTAATAAAATAGCCATTAGAGAAGACGTTTTTGCCGCAATACATAAAGGTTATATGGAAGAAATGGATCAGGTTTTGGCCTTTACTGAAAAACAGTTCTTTATCTATTCGGGTAAATTTATGATTTACATGCAGGCGGTAAGGTTCATTACCGATTTCTTAAATGGCGATATCTATTATAAAACGAATTATCCTAAACACAACCTGGTGCGGGGCTTAAATCAGATCGATTTACTTAATAAGTACACGGCAAAACAATCGGAATTTGAAGAGATTATTAAGAAAATTAATGAAAATAGAGTGAACGAAGCTAAAACAATATTGAACTAA
- a CDS encoding Gfo/Idh/MocA family protein has protein sequence MERREFIKNGALTAAGLTILPTGSLFASSDNGKVRLGYIGVGARGMSHISEGALRDDVEIVAICDTQESSLKICRNFIAKKGRPAATEYTGGLDAYKKLLDREDIDAVIIATPWQFHRDQAVDAMKAGKYVGCEVIAGLTVQDHWDIVNTSEKTGMPYMTLENVCYRRDVMAALNMVRQGLFGELVHLEGGYQHNLRNVLFNNGKDYYGGGVEYGPKALSEAQWRTQFNIDQDGDLYPTHGVGPLMQYANINRGNSFTSLVSFSSKAKGLAAYVEEMSPGHPNAKINYKNGDVTTTMINCANGETVLLSHDTHLPRPYSIGFRVQGTKGLWMDVNKSVYIDHKSKKDDVWDPAQEWFAKYDHPLWKKYEAEAVGAGHGGMDWFVFNGFIQAVKQKKQTPIDVYDSVTMSVITPLSTKSLKKGNMPQKFPDFTRGKWKDRKNTFALDDSGF, from the coding sequence ATGGAACGTAGAGAATTTATCAAAAATGGTGCACTTACGGCTGCGGGCTTAACCATCCTGCCAACCGGAAGTTTATTTGCATCATCAGACAATGGAAAAGTAAGATTAGGTTATATTGGGGTAGGTGCACGTGGTATGAGCCACATTTCTGAAGGTGCCTTAAGAGATGATGTAGAAATTGTGGCAATTTGCGATACCCAGGAAAGTTCTCTTAAAATATGTCGTAATTTTATAGCCAAAAAAGGCAGACCAGCTGCAACAGAATATACCGGAGGCTTAGATGCTTATAAAAAACTTTTAGACCGTGAAGATATTGATGCCGTAATTATAGCAACGCCATGGCAGTTTCACCGCGACCAGGCGGTTGATGCCATGAAAGCAGGTAAATATGTGGGTTGCGAAGTAATTGCTGGTTTAACAGTCCAGGATCACTGGGATATTGTAAACACTTCTGAAAAAACAGGCATGCCTTATATGACTTTAGAGAACGTTTGCTACCGTAGAGACGTAATGGCGGCCTTAAACATGGTTAGGCAAGGCCTTTTCGGGGAATTGGTGCATCTTGAAGGTGGCTACCAGCATAACTTAAGAAACGTACTGTTTAACAACGGTAAAGATTATTACGGCGGTGGGGTAGAGTACGGACCAAAAGCCTTAAGCGAGGCGCAATGGCGTACGCAGTTTAACATCGATCAGGACGGTGATTTATATCCAACGCACGGTGTTGGCCCATTAATGCAATATGCTAACATTAACAGGGGAAATAGTTTTACCAGCCTGGTATCGTTCAGCTCTAAAGCTAAAGGATTGGCAGCTTATGTAGAAGAAATGTCTCCCGGACATCCAAATGCCAAAATCAATTATAAAAACGGTGATGTAACGACCACCATGATTAACTGTGCAAACGGCGAAACCGTTTTGTTAAGTCACGATACACACTTGCCGCGTCCATATTCGATTGGTTTTAGGGTGCAGGGAACAAAAGGTCTTTGGATGGATGTAAATAAATCAGTATACATTGATCATAAATCAAAGAAAGATGATGTCTGGGATCCTGCTCAAGAGTGGTTTGCCAAATATGATCACCCACTTTGGAAAAAATATGAAGCAGAGGCTGTGGGAGCAGGTCATGGCGGTATGGACTGGTTTGTATTTAATGGATTTATCCAGGCAGTAAAACAGAAAAAACAAACGCCAATTGATGTATATGACTCGGTAACAATGAGTGTAATCACCCCACTATCGACAAAATCGTTGAAGAAAGGTAATATGCCCCAGAAATTCCCTGATTTTACCAGGGGAAAATGGAAGGATCGAAAAAATACTTTCGCTTTAGATGATAGTGGCTTTTAG
- a CDS encoding LytTR family DNA-binding domain-containing protein gives MIRTILIDDEPLARDIIKYYLSDHAEIEIVAECGDGFEGLKAITLHKPDLIFLDIQMPKISGFEMLELVEDKPAVIFTTAFDEYAIKAFEVNAVDYLLKPIDKSRFDAALKKLPGKLNQTENTEAVLDAAALSPAQNNRVVVKKDGVIKIIPVADINYLEADDDYVKLSTVDGAFYKNKTMAYFEQTLDVSQFIRIHRSYIINLAQVTKIELKEKDSYVVLLKSDIWLPVSKTGYVKLKAALGL, from the coding sequence ATGATCAGAACAATACTAATTGATGATGAGCCTTTAGCGAGAGATATTATAAAATATTACCTTTCAGATCATGCAGAAATAGAGATTGTAGCAGAATGTGGTGATGGGTTTGAAGGTTTAAAAGCCATTACCCTTCATAAGCCTGATTTAATTTTTCTTGATATACAGATGCCTAAAATCAGTGGTTTCGAAATGCTCGAACTGGTGGAAGATAAACCTGCGGTAATTTTTACCACAGCATTTGATGAATATGCCATTAAAGCTTTTGAAGTTAATGCGGTAGATTATTTGCTTAAGCCGATTGATAAGTCGCGCTTCGATGCTGCTCTTAAAAAGTTACCGGGCAAATTAAATCAAACCGAAAATACAGAGGCTGTTTTGGATGCTGCAGCTTTAAGTCCGGCTCAAAACAATAGGGTAGTGGTTAAAAAAGACGGCGTAATTAAGATTATTCCTGTTGCCGATATCAACTACTTGGAGGCTGATGATGATTATGTGAAATTAAGTACCGTTGATGGCGCTTTCTACAAAAACAAAACCATGGCTTATTTCGAACAAACGCTTGATGTGAGCCAGTTTATTCGCATACACCGGTCTTACATCATTAACCTGGCTCAGGTAACTAAAATAGAACTAAAAGAGAAGGATAGTTATGTGGTTTTGCTAAAGTCTGATATCTGGTTGCCTGTAAGTAAAACAGGCTACGTGAAATTGAAGGCAGCCTTAGGTTTGTGA
- a CDS encoding sensor histidine kinase, producing the protein MWTVLCGAGLHYVVNFSWWIAITDSLINNFLLALACIGLSNMLGYYQPKNERILYVLIITLALTFVIVYAAKYSMLYIFADYKEYKDFYNFSFAFRGLISFMCLAWCALANILWYRLEEQSETHERLSAAKSLAKEAELNKLRHQLQPHFLFNSLNSVFALTMVNPKEAGVMITKLASFLRGTLKRDDELWVSVEEEMEYIQLYLDIEKVRFSHRLNIEVNVAEDTLNLCLPGTLLQPIVENAIKFGLYNTSAGITIKIDVTVEYNILQLRVQNPFDPEMKAAGGTGFGLSAIKRRLYLLFANTHLLQTDIEANNLYITTLKIPQKNDQNNTN; encoded by the coding sequence ATGTGGACTGTATTGTGTGGTGCCGGATTGCATTATGTAGTTAATTTTTCCTGGTGGATAGCGATAACCGATAGCTTAATCAATAACTTTTTGCTGGCATTGGCCTGTATAGGGCTAAGCAATATGCTTGGTTATTATCAGCCAAAAAATGAACGGATTCTCTATGTACTGATTATTACGCTGGCCCTCACATTTGTAATTGTTTATGCCGCTAAATATAGCATGCTTTATATTTTTGCCGATTATAAAGAATACAAAGATTTTTACAATTTCTCTTTTGCCTTTAGAGGCTTAATTTCTTTTATGTGTTTAGCCTGGTGTGCCTTAGCTAATATTTTATGGTACAGGTTAGAAGAACAATCAGAAACACATGAAAGACTATCGGCAGCTAAAAGTTTAGCCAAAGAGGCTGAGTTAAATAAGTTAAGACACCAATTACAGCCGCATTTTCTTTTCAATAGTTTAAATTCGGTATTTGCACTTACCATGGTTAACCCAAAAGAGGCGGGGGTAATGATTACAAAATTAGCTTCTTTTCTACGTGGTACCCTAAAACGCGATGATGAATTATGGGTTTCCGTAGAAGAAGAAATGGAGTACATTCAGCTGTATCTTGATATCGAAAAAGTAAGGTTTAGCCATAGGTTAAACATTGAAGTTAACGTTGCCGAAGATACCTTAAACCTTTGTCTGCCCGGTACATTATTGCAACCTATCGTAGAAAACGCCATTAAATTCGGACTGTATAACACATCTGCAGGCATTACAATCAAAATTGATGTTACTGTAGAGTACAATATTTTACAGTTGCGCGTACAAAATCCTTTCGATCCGGAGATGAAAGCTGCCGGAGGCACAGGATTTGGTTTAAGTGCCATTAAACGCAGGTTATATCTGTTATTTGCAAATACCCATTTATTACAAACCGATATTGAGGCAAATAATTTATATATTACCACCCTAAAAATTCCACAAAAAAATGATCAGAACAATACTAATTGA
- a CDS encoding DUF4288 domain-containing protein, whose amino-acid sequence MKWFAVNCIYQVICGEGKHTPQFNEQTRLIQAEGIRQALSKANLNAVHFNPSFNNCQGDKVIWKFLGVGGISEVAELTDGVEVSSRIVEPKSVTKYLEKLAHRNQSLTNQNDFDN is encoded by the coding sequence ATGAAATGGTTTGCAGTAAATTGTATCTATCAGGTAATTTGTGGTGAAGGAAAGCATACACCCCAATTTAATGAACAAACGCGTTTAATCCAGGCAGAAGGTATAAGGCAGGCCTTAAGCAAAGCTAATTTGAATGCCGTACATTTTAATCCCTCTTTTAATAATTGCCAGGGAGATAAGGTAATATGGAAGTTTTTAGGTGTAGGTGGAATATCGGAAGTTGCAGAACTTACCGATGGTGTAGAAGTAAGTTCCAGGATTGTTGAGCCTAAATCAGTTACAAAATACCTGGAAAAGCTAGCGCACCGTAATCAATCATTAACTAATCAAAACGATTTTGACAACTAG
- a CDS encoding LiaF domain-containing protein produces the protein MENINNNDNNQLKNSGRVWSGFIIVIIGFAFLLNNMGLAIPGWIFSWSNFLILLGVFIGVRRNFKGIAWLILILIGAYNTLIRIPGLDLDLSKYALGIGLVIVGGFLIFRPKDASVFKKKPKNKHKADFNFEAGGDKNAANNNDIIDVMAVFGGSHQTVYTKNFQGGDITAVFGGADIVMTQADFPETVSLDVTAVFGGIKLIVPQNWAIKSNVTALFGSVEDKRSHVMPVAELKKTLVLDGTALFGGIEIKSF, from the coding sequence ATGGAAAATATTAATAATAACGATAACAACCAGCTTAAAAACTCAGGAAGGGTTTGGAGCGGTTTCATCATAGTCATCATCGGATTTGCATTTCTATTGAACAATATGGGATTAGCGATTCCGGGGTGGATATTCAGCTGGTCTAATTTTTTAATTTTACTTGGTGTATTTATCGGCGTTCGTCGTAACTTTAAGGGAATAGCCTGGCTGATCTTGATTTTGATCGGCGCATACAATACCTTAATTCGCATACCCGGGCTGGATCTCGACCTGTCTAAATATGCATTAGGTATTGGTTTGGTGATAGTGGGTGGTTTTTTAATCTTCAGACCGAAAGATGCGTCGGTTTTTAAGAAAAAACCTAAAAATAAGCACAAGGCCGATTTTAATTTTGAAGCAGGAGGCGATAAAAACGCTGCAAATAATAACGATATTATTGATGTAATGGCTGTTTTTGGTGGTAGCCATCAAACTGTTTACACTAAAAACTTTCAGGGTGGCGATATTACGGCCGTTTTTGGCGGTGCCGATATTGTAATGACCCAGGCTGATTTTCCTGAAACAGTATCGCTTGATGTAACGGCAGTTTTTGGAGGAATTAAATTAATTGTACCACAAAACTGGGCAATAAAATCGAACGTAACGGCATTATTTGGTAGCGTTGAAGATAAAAGATCACATGTGATGCCGGTAGCAGAGCTGAAAAAAACATTGGTTTTAGATGGAACGGCTTTATTTGGCGGGATTGAAATTAAAAGTTTCTAA
- a CDS encoding ChaN family lipoprotein, whose amino-acid sequence MKFLLLMFGLAISTCLYAQEISSHYKIYDVKKQKSISTDDIVADMEQADVLFFGEDHNDSVGHYLEATLFRKLHSKYPLKTALSLEMFHTDVQPELDEYLAGLISEKNFIKESRAWGNYKDYRPLIEYAKQNRLKVIASNAATRYSNAVTLGGLKVLENFPKTSFNFLPPLPIDTAQGRYYEKFTETLGGHLMGPMKIYQTQNLWDATMAWSINKFIKANRGIKVFQLNGRFHSDEKLGTLAKLKQLNPKLKILNISSFSDESFIKPDWEKFKYLGDYIILTDPKVKRSY is encoded by the coding sequence ATGAAATTTCTCCTGCTAATGTTCGGTCTTGCTATTTCTACCTGCTTATATGCTCAGGAAATAAGCAGTCATTATAAGATCTACGATGTAAAAAAACAAAAATCGATATCAACAGACGATATTGTTGCTGATATGGAGCAGGCAGATGTTTTATTTTTTGGCGAAGACCATAACGATTCTGTAGGGCACTACCTCGAAGCAACGCTCTTCAGAAAACTCCATTCAAAATATCCATTAAAAACGGCGCTATCTTTAGAAATGTTCCATACTGATGTACAACCTGAATTAGACGAATACCTGGCAGGGTTAATATCAGAAAAAAATTTTATCAAAGAAAGCAGGGCCTGGGGAAATTATAAAGATTACAGACCTTTAATCGAGTATGCCAAACAAAACAGGTTAAAAGTTATTGCTTCAAATGCGGCAACACGTTACAGTAATGCGGTTACACTAGGCGGACTTAAGGTTTTAGAAAATTTCCCAAAAACATCATTCAATTTTTTACCTCCCTTGCCTATTGATACGGCTCAGGGCAGATATTATGAAAAATTTACGGAAACTTTGGGTGGACACCTTATGGGCCCGATGAAAATTTATCAGACTCAAAATTTGTGGGATGCGACCATGGCCTGGTCTATCAATAAGTTTATTAAGGCAAACAGGGGCATAAAGGTTTTTCAACTTAACGGGCGTTTTCATAGCGATGAAAAACTGGGGACGCTGGCAAAACTCAAACAATTAAATCCAAAATTAAAAATCCTAAATATTTCGTCGTTTTCTGATGAAAGCTTTATCAAGCCCGATTGGGAGAAATTTAAATATCTTGGTGATTATATCATTCTTACAGATCCAAAGGTAAAAAGGAGTTATTAA
- the mscL gene encoding large conductance mechanosensitive channel protein MscL, whose protein sequence is MGFVKEFKEFAIKGNAFDLAVGVIIGGAFGKIVTSVIEDLIMPVVAAMAGKPDFSSIYFAMGKGSELIPEGASLADAKKAAPDAAIFAYGNFITVAINFLLLALIVFIMVKAINRMKKKEEAVAVAAPPVPTKEEVLLTEIRDLLKAKA, encoded by the coding sequence ATGGGATTTGTAAAAGAATTTAAAGAGTTTGCCATTAAGGGCAATGCTTTCGATTTAGCAGTTGGAGTTATTATTGGCGGAGCTTTCGGTAAGATTGTGACCAGTGTAATTGAAGACTTAATAATGCCTGTAGTTGCTGCTATGGCGGGTAAACCAGATTTCAGCAGCATTTACTTTGCAATGGGTAAAGGATCGGAACTTATCCCGGAGGGAGCATCGTTGGCAGATGCCAAAAAAGCTGCTCCGGATGCTGCTATATTTGCATATGGTAATTTTATTACGGTTGCGATAAACTTCTTACTGTTGGCATTAATTGTTTTTATTATGGTTAAGGCAATTAACAGAATGAAAAAGAAGGAAGAAGCCGTAGCAGTTGCTGCACCACCTGTGCCTACAAAAGAAGAAGTGCTTTTAACTGAAATCAGAGATTTACTAAAAGCAAAAGCATAA
- the rpoN gene encoding RNA polymerase factor sigma-54 has translation MLKQHLQQKLLQKLSPQQIQFIKLLQVPTVALDTRVKEELEENPALEDPSLMTQDEPKSEYDDLNDGPEDYEQPSEDTSMDEFNVDDYLQDDSTNDYSTNYNNGDDDEEKKETPIAIESTFFESLQEQLDLIPLSDQDFIIGKQIIGSLDDDGYLRRPLGSMIDDLAFSQNVMVEEEDVLEMLKLIQSFDPPGIGARDLKECLLIQLKRKDPNNPIIVKAMNVVENYLDEFTRKHYDKLEKSLGLDSEELKEVVNEILRLNPKPGDANQVTTKQMQIIPDFHISNNDGVLILTLNSKNAPELKVSRSYQEMFEHYDKAASKDKKLKEAVQFVKQKLDSARWFIDAIKQRQQTLLKTMNAIMHYQYEYFLTADERKMRPMILKDIADKIDMDISTVSRVANSKYVQTEFGTFLLKSFFSEAIQTENGEEVSNKEVKKILEDCIGNEDKRKPLADEKLTEILKERGYNIARRTVAKYREQMNIPVARLRKEL, from the coding sequence ATGCTAAAACAACACCTACAACAAAAATTATTACAAAAGTTATCACCACAACAAATACAGTTTATTAAATTGTTGCAGGTACCAACCGTTGCTTTAGATACCCGTGTAAAAGAAGAACTCGAAGAAAACCCTGCGCTTGAAGATCCAAGCTTAATGACTCAGGATGAGCCAAAGAGCGAATATGATGATTTAAATGATGGGCCTGAAGATTACGAACAACCATCAGAAGATACCAGCATGGATGAATTTAATGTAGATGATTATTTACAGGATGATTCGACCAACGATTACAGCACCAACTACAATAATGGCGACGATGATGAAGAGAAAAAAGAAACGCCAATTGCCATAGAAAGTACATTTTTTGAAAGTTTACAAGAGCAATTGGACCTTATTCCCCTATCCGATCAGGATTTCATTATTGGCAAACAGATTATCGGCAGTTTAGATGATGATGGTTATTTACGCCGTCCCCTGGGCTCCATGATCGATGATCTTGCTTTTTCCCAGAATGTTATGGTTGAGGAAGAGGATGTATTGGAAATGTTAAAACTGATCCAAAGCTTCGATCCTCCGGGCATTGGCGCAAGAGATCTGAAAGAATGTTTATTGATCCAGTTAAAAAGAAAAGACCCGAACAATCCCATTATAGTTAAAGCAATGAATGTTGTAGAAAACTATCTGGATGAGTTTACACGTAAACACTACGATAAATTAGAAAAAAGTTTAGGCCTGGATAGCGAAGAGCTTAAAGAGGTGGTAAATGAAATTTTACGTTTAAATCCGAAACCAGGTGATGCCAATCAGGTTACAACCAAACAAATGCAGATTATTCCTGATTTCCACATCAGCAATAACGACGGCGTATTGATTTTAACATTAAATTCGAAAAATGCTCCTGAATTAAAGGTAAGCAGATCTTACCAGGAAATGTTTGAGCATTATGACAAAGCTGCATCCAAAGATAAAAAGCTAAAAGAGGCTGTTCAGTTTGTGAAACAAAAATTAGATTCTGCCCGATGGTTTATAGATGCGATTAAACAAAGACAACAAACTTTGTTAAAAACCATGAATGCCATTATGCACTATCAATATGAATATTTTTTAACGGCCGATGAGCGTAAAATGCGCCCGATGATCTTAAAAGATATCGCAGATAAAATCGATATGGATATCTCAACCGTATCAAGGGTCGCAAACTCTAAATATGTACAAACCGAATTTGGCACGTTCCTGTTAAAATCTTTCTTCTCAGAAGCTATACAGACCGAAAACGGTGAAGAAGTTTCGAATAAAGAGGTTAAAAAAATATTAGAAGACTGTATTGGCAACGAAGATAAACGCAAACCTTTGGCTGATGAAAAATTAACCGAAATTTTAAAAGAAAGAGGTTATAACATTGCCAGAAGAACGGTTGCGAAATATCGTGAACAAATGAATATTCCGGTAGCCAGGCTTAGGAAAGAACTTTAG